GAAAGCTGGTACAAATAAAATTGAATCTTCGGGCTAAATAATGACATTAAAAAGGTACAAATAAAACTAAATCTTTGGCCCAAATAATACCATAAAACACGTATTCTAGTTATAATCAAAgaaatattttctttaaattctTTTACATATTTACGCATAATTTTTTTtggacattttttaaaaatataaattgttgctgaaaaattatttagaataattcatctttttcatgattttctgcaataattccacctattgatcattcatgaataattttaattttagaggATATTTTCTTAGAATGAACACGGTAACTAGATTACTTTCtacatcaaattttatttttttaaaaaaaagataaatttaaataaaatgtcgaaaaaattattaaaaaaatttctgagtttttttattattcaaaaatttttatgtgaattttcaaaatttttctctaatattacgttaattttcagttttctttttggtgaattacctataGCAGGTTATCGAGTTactcaagtttactctaggcaaactCCTAAAGTTGGGTTATTAATAATTAACCAATAGGTGAAATTATAATAGAAAAGTCATAAAAAGGTAGGACTATTCAAGATAATTTTTCCAATTGCTAAGTCATATATTGATTTATAAAAAGAATTGTCGTCATATGAGTTTTgtagtttaaaaaaataaataataaataaactacTAAGTGACTTGGcaatttatttgtattttattttaaatataaaaatataaaatataaaaatatcaacagCTAAATTAGCAATTTAATATTcagtattatattttaaattaaataactaaGCCTTAATAAGCCAAATGAGTTCTTATCATTAAAAGCTATTAGCTCTAGTAATGCTTACTATAAGACGAGTCAAAGTTCAcaattagggatggcaatggctCGGACTCGGTTCAAATTATACATACTTTGACTTTGCTCCGGATAATAGTCGGACTTTTTTTTTCactccacctccactcggagtcggattatgcatactccaagttttTCCTGACTCGGACTCTCAATCTCTCGGACCTCAAACGGAGTCAGATGTGcagtcggattattatcaaactttatcgttgtgatattgtactaatgattttaaagcatacaaaattaacaaaatatatttttcatatacaatttaacaaaaaaaatatgtactttgaattcacgTTTAACAAGAGAAAATAGTCCTACTatcacaatttaacaaaattttcttgcattttgatttggcgtaatttatttatcttgatctgatttgttgtattttgattgattaatctaaataaaaataccaagtagtttttcaaaatcgaaatttACAATTACTATGAGAGAGAACTTGAATTAGTCACAtttagagttttaaaggaaacaaaatattagggtaaaagtcaaattcaaagttggATTTCCATCATGGACGGAGTCgggtcggagtgtcggatttttaataaaatcCAACTCCGAATCGTCTCTAACTCAGACTCGGATCGTAAAGTCGAAATCGGATAACTTTTTTCTCGGACTCGAATCGGATTATTTACCTCAAATCAAGTCAAACTAGGGTCGAATTCAAACAAAAATGCTAAAATAGCATGCAAGTTTTTGTAGTCAGTTGGATGAGGCATTCCATTGGTAATTAGGATGTTTAGGTTTCAAGtcttaaaaataaatacacCACTATGCTATGCCTATATAGCAGTTTATATTGTAAAACAGAAAAAACCAAAGCATCATCCTACGTAGACAGTAGAgaggaaaatattttttgtacGCCGGTAGGAACTTGATGACAtgcataattgaaaataattcttTCCTAGGCAATAGCTACCACCTTACATACAAAAAAAGGGTGTtgctaaacttcgccaccctttttattttttcgccacccctccaaatgaaattacgaatttgcccctgattttttaaaaataacaattttgccactcatttcatattttttatttataataataataataataataataaaaacaacaataataaaattaaataataataattattattcaaaaaaaaaaaagttgagtagtccaaaattgggcgactgaaccgtggtcgagtcgcccagatctgggcaactgaaccatggtccagtcgcccaatttagggcgactcaatttttttttttttttctttttggaaaataataataataataatattaatacaaataataataatttatagattaatgtggtctattagctcagttggttagagcatTGTACTATTAACATGAAGGTCTCAGGTTCGAGACCTgcacaagccattatttaataattattgattttttatcatatttataatagactacattaatctataaattattattattattattaatattattattattattatttttcaaaaagaaaaaaaaaaaaaaaaaaaaatttgagtcgcccaaaattgggcgactggaccatggttcagtcgcccaattttgggcgactcgatcatggtccagtcgcccagatctgggcgactcgaccatggttcagtcgcccaattttgggcgactcaactttttttttttttttgaataataattattattatttaattttattattgttgtttttattattattattattattattattgttattattattattattattattattattattattattattattattactgttattattattattaattttatttattattattatttaattttattattgttgtttttattattattattattattattattattataaataagaaatttgtaaggagtggtatttttgtaatattttaaactacaggggcaaatacgtaattttagagggggtggcgaaaaaatgaaaagggatgGCGAACTTTAAGGATTGGGCAAAAAAAATCCACAGCTCAGATGTACACAACAGAGAGGAGGGACTAAAAAGAAGATTAGACATTCATTTTCTGCAATGTCAATTTGTATGAAATCGCGCATTTTGTTACCGGCTCATTACAAAATTCGATAACAGAACGCATTCGATTGTATCAAGTATCAACAATATCAAAGAATAAGCGTTTCATATGTAAGAATTATCGGGCTGTATTTGATTTTCCGTCTTTTAGTCTTCCGAATCACTACTTTGCTTGTCTCCAGAAACAGGCATCTTACTGTTGCTACCGTAATCCTTTTTAACACCGGGGGAAGATGGGGTTCTACGATGATGAGAAGATTGTGCATGAGGATCGTATTTTTGAGAAACAATGTAATTTAGAGCGGTTACCACATCGCCTACAAGAGGCCTCATATTAGGCTGCTCCTGAACACACATTGCTGCAATTGCAAGAGCTTGATATAATCCTCTTGTGGGATATTGACCTTCAAGTGCTGGATCTGCCATTAGTGAAAATTTTCTGCGATCACTGAACATCGGTCTAGCCTGCAAACAAAAATAGGACCCGTAAGCAACATGTAAGCCAAGTTCTAATTGTCGATGCCTTTGCCTATTTTCTAACGGGGATGTAAAGTGCGATAAGATTATGCGTAAGCTCGACTCATACAGCACAGCTTATATTGACAAGGACACAATGAGCTTCCGCGTTTCCTGGTTTTCGATGATTTCCATACTACCATCCGTCAATTACTTTAATACTTTCCTTTTTAGTCAAACTCGATAAGTTTTAAGTTTCCTTTTTAGTCAAACTCGATAAGTTTAAGTTTCCTTCACAAGCTCACATCTCGATGTTACATTTATCGACAAACGAATGAACATGAAAATGGATCCCAAAATATCATGTCAAATTTAAGACAAGTTATAAAGCATTTGATACGAAAATTTATCTGAGTAGGTAATAAAACAATAGCAAACATACGAGCCTAAGATGGAAAAGTGAGGTGAACGGTAATACATATATTCAAAGGATATCGAAGTGAACGGTAATACATATATTCAAAGGATATCGAAGAACACTAAATCACACAGATAGTGTCGATGGCCCAAGCAGCTATAGATCGATCAGAAAAATTAAACAGCAATCTTACCCAGGCAACCAGATTCTGTTCTCGGCCACCATTCATCTCAATTGCTTTTCGTCCTGTAATAAGCTCCAACAGAACGACACCAAAACTGTATATATCCGACTTGAACGTCAGCTGACCAGTCATTGCATAATCGGGTGCACAGTAACCATAAGTGCCCATCACCCGAGTGGAGACATGGGTCTTATCCCCAACGGGACCCACTTTGGCTAACCCAAAATCTGATAGTTTCGGGTGATAGCCCTCACCAAGCAAGATGTTGGAGCATTTCAAGTCACGGTATATTACAGGTGGCTTCATCTTGTCGTGCAAATACTCTAAGCCCCTCGCTGCCCCAGCGGCAATTGTCATCCTTGTATTCCAGTCGAGAGGCATCTGATTAAGTCGTAGGTCTTTAAAATGTGTATCACGGTCAATACAAACAATCAATTAGGATATCCAAATAACAAATGCAAGAAAACGATACTACTCGTTGCACAAATCGAGATGTTAATGTACCATGTAGATGGGTTTCCAAGGATCCGAGTGGCATGTACTCGTACACCAAAAGCCTCTGAGAACCCTCTGCACAGTATCCAATCAACTTCACAAGATTCGGGTGATCTACCATACTAAGTGTTAGTACTTCAACAACAAACTCCCGGATGCCCTGCACTCCATTACGATCAAGCTGCTTGATAGCAACCACCTGCATCCAAATCGATAAATTTTACTCCTaggaatcgaaacttaacacgaaaaCATAATTCTAGTCTTCTATGATCAAGATTAGCAAAGAGACCTCACTAGTATCTAACAATTTGCCTTTATACACTTTGCCAAAGCCACCCTCGCCTAGAAAGCCTGATCGAAAATTATTCGTTGCCTCCACAAGTTCAAAATATGTAAATGTCCGCGCTTTGGTGCTACCCGAAACACCTGCCCCACTAATACCCATAAAAACCGATGATTCTCTAACGCCCGAAGATGAGGCCACTTCCCCGGTCTCTTCCTGCCTCATATTTACATCTCTTCTAAAAGCCAATTGTTGCATAGCAGCAGATTCatctataagagtaaaaccactaAATATTACGCAATGATATAAATCATAATATCATTGTATAACAAGCATAAACCATCACATTTTCATGTCTACAACCACCATTAAAGAACGATGGAAGTGGGAAATTATccaatgaaaatcaaagtctCAGTCAGTAAGGTAATAAA
The sequence above is drawn from the Amaranthus tricolor cultivar Red isolate AtriRed21 chromosome 5, ASM2621246v1, whole genome shotgun sequence genome and encodes:
- the LOC130813848 gene encoding probable serine/threonine-protein kinase PBL5 isoform X2 — its product is MVDHPNLVKLIGYCAEGSQRLLVYEYMPLGSLETHLHDLRLNQMPLDWNTRMTIAAGAARGLEYLHDKMKPPVIYRDLKCSNILLGEGYHPKLSDFGLAKVGPVGDKTHVSTRVMGTYGYCAPDYAMTGQLTFKSDIYSFGVVLLELITGRKAIEMNGGREQNLVAWARPMFSDRRKFSLMADPALEGQYPTRGLYQALAIAAMCVQEQPNMRPLVGDVVTALNYIVSQKYDPHAQSSHHRRTPSSPGVKKDYGSNSKMPVSGDKQSSDSED
- the LOC130813848 gene encoding probable serine/threonine-protein kinase PBL7 isoform X1 translates to MSCFLDCLGKSSKKKIKENPNHNSKENPNSNYSNKPDDPTSSTSDESAAMQQLAFRRDVNMRQEETGEVASSSGVRESSVFMGISGAGVSGSTKARTFTYFELVEATNNFRSGFLGEGGFGKVYKGKLLDTSEVVAIKQLDRNGVQGIREFVVEVLTLSMVDHPNLVKLIGYCAEGSQRLLVYEYMPLGSLETHLHDLRLNQMPLDWNTRMTIAAGAARGLEYLHDKMKPPVIYRDLKCSNILLGEGYHPKLSDFGLAKVGPVGDKTHVSTRVMGTYGYCAPDYAMTGQLTFKSDIYSFGVVLLELITGRKAIEMNGGREQNLVAWARPMFSDRRKFSLMADPALEGQYPTRGLYQALAIAAMCVQEQPNMRPLVGDVVTALNYIVSQKYDPHAQSSHHRRTPSSPGVKKDYGSNSKMPVSGDKQSSDSED